In the Roseofilum capinflatum BLCC-M114 genome, GATTTGAGAAGAAGTTAATTAGACAATTATTGAGGAAAGAGGCGATGCGCGAGTCAGTAATTTACCAAGAAATTCATGAAGAAGGTTTGCTCGAAGGAATTCAGCAAGGCGTACAACGGGAGGTCTCTTTAGTCACTCGCCTCTTGACGCGACGAGTGGGGGAACTGTCTCCAGAATTGGAAGCACAGATTCAGTCTTTGT is a window encoding:
- a CDS encoding DUF4351 domain-containing protein, which translates into the protein FEKKLIRQLLRKEAMRESVIYQEIHEEGLLEGIQQGVQREVSLVTRLLTRRVGELSPELEAQIQSLSVETLEDLGEALLDFTEVEDLVSWLGDNAR